A genomic segment from Corylus avellana chromosome ca5, CavTom2PMs-1.0 encodes:
- the LOC132182268 gene encoding xyloglucan endotransglucosylase protein 1-like, with the protein MSSSSKVSLILFLYVFMSVLISALAGNFYRDFDILFGDRRAVIRNGGQFLTLSLDKASGSGIRSKKEYLFGRIDMQIKLVNGNSAGTVTTYYLSSQGPTHDEVDFEFLGNLAGKPYILSTNVYSQGKGNREQQFHLWFDPTKNFHTYSIIWSPRKIILMVDNIPIRVFNNLESIGVPFPKSQPMRIYSTIWNADDWATRGPGGEPIKTDWSKAPFTAFYRNFNVDACIASSSVCHHKFTNYPLDPKAWNKLRWVQKNFMIYNYCTDLKRFSQGLPPECKQSRFL; encoded by the exons ATGTCTTCCTCTTCCAAGGTCTCCCTGATATTGTTTCTTTATGTATTTATGAGTGTTCTGATCTCCGCCTTGGCTGGCAATTTCTACCGTGACTTTGACATTTTGTTTGGTGATCGCCGCGCGGTGATACGCAATGGTGGCCAATTTCTCACGCTTTCACTTGACAAGGCTTCTGGGTCTGGTATTCGCTCCAAAAAGGAGTACCTTTTTGGAAGAATCGACATGCAAATTAAGCTTGTGAATGGAAACTCAGCTGGCACTGTCACAACATATTAT CTTTCTTCTCAAGGACCAACCCATGATGAGGTTGACTTCGAGTTCTTGGGGAACTTGGCTGGAAAACCGTACATACTCAGTACAAACGTCTATTCTCAAGGAAAAGGGAATAGGGAGCAACAATTCCATCTATGGTTTGATCCCACGAAGAACTTCCACACCTATTCAATCATATGGAGCCCCCGAAAGATAAT aTTAATGGTGGATAACATACCTATTAGAGTGTTCAACAACTTGGAATCCATTGGCGTTCCATTTCCCAAAAGCCAACCCATGAGGATTTACTCAACCATTTGGAATGCTGATGATTGGGCTACAAGAGGACCAGGAGGAGAGCCTATTAAGACTGATTGGTCAAAAGCTCCTTTCACAGCATTTTATAGAAACTTCAATGTTGATGCCTGTATTGCGTCATCTAGTGTTTGCCACCACAAGTTCACCAATTATCCCTTGGACCCCAAGGCATGGAACAAACTTCGATGGGTGCAAAAGAATTTCATGATTTACAACTATTGCACAGATTTAAAGCGGTTCTCTCAAGGTCTACCGCCTGAATGCAAGCAATCAAGGTTCCTATAG